The proteins below come from a single Zhouia spongiae genomic window:
- a CDS encoding M28 family peptidase → MKNFSAFLSFFFILTAVYWSFYSLMPQHISKSTISENRFSTERALSHVLQISKEPHFVGAKDHSVVRDYLVSELKKIGLQVELQEGYTGGDWGNLSKAVNIVSKIEGTGNGKSLVLMTHYDSNPHSSLGASDAGSGVATILEGIRAFLSTGKKPVNDIIILFTDAEELGLNGAQLFVNEHPWTQHIGLILNFEARGSGGPSYMLMETNGSNSTLVEQFIAANPEYPVANSLAYSIYKKLPNDTDLTVFREDADIDGFNFAFIDDHFDYHTAMDNYERLNRNTLEHQGSYLMPLLHYFSEYNLSNLKSDTDYIFFNVPFFKMVSYPFGWILPMLVLSVIAFLIIIISGVRNKKLDFKEIGLGFLAFIPAMIISGAIGFYSWPALKALYPQYNDILHGFTYNGHLYIAFFSFLSVSICFCIYSRLKKAKPVNLLIAPITIWLVICTYVAFNLEGASFFIIPVIAALVSLLLLTRQETPNIILLTFLGLPAIFILIPFIQMFPVALGLKIMVATTLLTTLVFGLLLSTIGFYSQKKTLAVLFFITAVFCFGKAHFRSGFTESRPNPTSLVYLLDADNNKASWNTYNKVLDEWTSKYISQEKTESHEKNHFSSKYKTGFTYTQDAPLKNIQTPDISIKSDTIINSERHIKLCITPHRNVNRLELFSANKFLKCSANGVIFNKSYLENRDERLLTHYVSNNEDTELDLVVKANESIEILIYESSNDLLDNPAFDVPQRASNAIPMPFVLNDAVIVKKTIKIE, encoded by the coding sequence ATGAAGAACTTTTCAGCCTTCCTATCCTTCTTCTTTATTTTAACAGCCGTATACTGGAGTTTTTATTCACTGATGCCTCAGCATATTTCAAAGTCTACAATTTCTGAGAACCGTTTTTCTACCGAACGGGCCTTGTCGCATGTACTTCAGATCTCAAAAGAGCCTCATTTTGTAGGGGCAAAAGACCATTCTGTGGTCAGGGATTATCTGGTATCTGAACTAAAAAAGATCGGGCTTCAGGTTGAGCTTCAGGAAGGATATACAGGTGGCGACTGGGGAAACCTGAGTAAGGCTGTTAATATAGTTTCGAAAATTGAAGGGACGGGCAACGGCAAATCATTGGTATTGATGACGCATTACGACAGTAATCCGCACTCATCATTGGGAGCCAGTGATGCAGGAAGTGGCGTTGCGACCATCCTTGAAGGCATCAGGGCATTTCTATCAACCGGTAAAAAACCGGTTAATGATATTATTATACTTTTTACAGATGCGGAAGAACTCGGCTTAAACGGTGCTCAACTTTTTGTAAATGAACATCCGTGGACTCAGCATATCGGCCTTATATTAAATTTTGAAGCGAGAGGCAGCGGAGGGCCGAGCTATATGCTTATGGAGACTAACGGCAGTAACTCGACTCTTGTTGAACAATTTATAGCAGCCAACCCCGAGTACCCTGTAGCCAACTCACTGGCTTACAGCATTTATAAAAAACTGCCTAACGATACCGATTTAACGGTTTTCAGGGAAGATGCAGATATTGACGGTTTCAATTTCGCCTTTATTGACGATCATTTTGATTACCACACGGCAATGGACAACTACGAACGTTTAAACCGAAATACCCTGGAACACCAGGGAAGCTACCTGATGCCGTTACTTCACTATTTTAGTGAATACAACCTGAGCAACCTTAAATCAGATACCGATTATATATTCTTCAATGTACCTTTTTTTAAAATGGTCTCATACCCATTCGGCTGGATCCTCCCAATGCTTGTTCTTTCTGTTATAGCTTTTCTAATTATCATTATTTCAGGGGTCCGGAACAAAAAACTTGACTTTAAAGAAATTGGCCTCGGATTCCTGGCATTTATACCCGCTATGATCATTTCGGGTGCGATCGGTTTTTATTCATGGCCTGCGCTAAAAGCATTATACCCGCAATACAATGACATCCTTCACGGGTTCACTTATAATGGCCATCTATATATTGCCTTTTTTAGTTTTTTATCAGTCTCCATCTGTTTTTGTATATACAGCAGGCTTAAAAAAGCAAAACCTGTTAACCTTTTGATCGCTCCCATTACGATATGGCTGGTCATTTGCACATATGTGGCTTTCAATCTTGAAGGTGCCAGTTTTTTTATTATTCCTGTGATCGCTGCTCTTGTATCCTTGCTTCTCTTGACCCGCCAGGAAACCCCCAACATTATACTATTGACCTTCTTAGGGCTTCCGGCAATCTTCATTCTGATTCCGTTCATACAAATGTTCCCGGTGGCATTAGGCCTGAAAATCATGGTTGCAACAACACTCCTTACTACATTGGTTTTTGGCTTGCTCCTCTCGACCATTGGCTTTTACAGCCAGAAGAAAACGTTGGCTGTTCTTTTCTTTATAACCGCTGTTTTTTGTTTCGGAAAGGCTCATTTCAGATCAGGTTTTACCGAAAGCAGACCTAACCCTACAAGCCTCGTATACCTGCTTGATGCAGACAACAACAAAGCCAGCTGGAACACCTACAACAAGGTTTTAGATGAATGGACATCGAAGTATATTTCACAGGAAAAAACCGAATCGCATGAAAAAAATCATTTTAGCAGCAAATACAAAACCGGGTTTACCTATACACAGGATGCGCCGCTTAAAAACATCCAGACACCTGATATCAGCATAAAAAGCGATACCATTATCAATTCTGAACGGCATATTAAACTATGTATCACTCCTCACAGAAATGTAAACAGACTGGAATTATTTTCTGCAAACAAATTTCTTAAATGCAGTGCTAACGGTGTTATATTTAACAAAAGTTATCTTGAAAACAGGGATGAAAGGCTTTTAACACATTATGTCAGCAACAACGAGGATACAGAATTGGACCTGGTAGTAAAGGCAAATGAAAGTATTGAAATCTTAATTTATGAATCTTCCAACGACCTTCTTGACAACCCGGCATTTGATGTGCCTCAGAGAGCCTCTAATGCTATCCCGATGCCTTTTGTTCTGAATGACGCTGTAATAGTTAAAAAAACGATTAAAATTGAATAA
- a CDS encoding RagB/SusD family nutrient uptake outer membrane protein has translation MNHILKYTLASLAAFSLTNCTDSFEDTNTNPYGISLESLTQKNNHIGTKFAPMFANIIRVEPAWNYQLQQNLNADIFSGYMTAPTPFAGNINNQTYSLVNGWNTFVWIDAYDSSAGNGIMPHAKDIHDIVEASGDENGEKFVHLANIIKVMAMHRVSDVFGPIRYSKFNDFATSGEYDSQETAYKTFFAELDAAISGLEAETESTQFVAFDQSSFQGDIAKWRMFANSLRLRLAIRVSKVDPALAKSEGEKALASAAGLLDTENMQVDMGGFVHPIETISNVWGDICMSAEMESVLKGFNDGRIEKYFSAPEDPSLGDYKGIRMGIEIDAKTQYGSHSKIGEVVQGTSKVWMTSAEIHFLKAEAALRNWAGAGDAKTNYENGVRASFQQHGVSGVDTYLTDATSTPADFTDALNTDNDYSYTSDVTIAYNEGGSPEEQLEQIITQKWIAMFPDGQEAWSEFRRTGYPRVFPVVINNSGGTIDTDIQVRRINFVDSEKNTNGSNVDIAISYLKGPDNGGTRLWWDTGNGNF, from the coding sequence ATGAATCATATTTTAAAATACACACTTGCTTCACTTGCTGCTTTCAGTTTAACAAATTGCACTGATAGTTTTGAAGACACTAATACAAATCCTTATGGAATTTCATTAGAAAGCCTGACTCAAAAAAATAATCACATTGGGACCAAATTTGCACCAATGTTTGCCAATATTATTCGTGTTGAACCGGCATGGAATTACCAGTTACAGCAAAACCTGAATGCAGATATATTTTCAGGGTACATGACAGCTCCGACTCCCTTTGCTGGAAATATCAATAATCAAACTTATAGTCTGGTGAATGGATGGAATACCTTTGTATGGATTGATGCTTATGACTCAAGTGCCGGTAACGGGATTATGCCTCATGCTAAAGATATTCACGATATTGTTGAAGCGTCGGGAGATGAAAACGGGGAAAAATTCGTGCACCTTGCAAACATCATCAAGGTAATGGCCATGCATCGTGTTTCTGACGTTTTTGGTCCAATTCGTTACTCCAAATTCAATGATTTTGCTACCTCAGGCGAATACGATTCGCAAGAAACGGCCTATAAAACTTTTTTTGCTGAGTTGGATGCTGCCATATCAGGGCTAGAAGCAGAAACCGAAAGCACTCAATTTGTAGCATTTGACCAATCTTCCTTTCAAGGTGATATTGCCAAATGGCGCATGTTCGCAAACTCATTGCGGTTAAGGCTTGCCATAAGAGTTTCCAAAGTAGATCCTGCTTTGGCAAAATCTGAAGGGGAGAAAGCACTGGCCAGTGCTGCCGGATTGCTTGATACTGAAAATATGCAAGTTGATATGGGCGGTTTTGTACACCCCATCGAAACTATAAGTAATGTATGGGGCGACATTTGCATGAGTGCTGAAATGGAGTCTGTCCTAAAAGGCTTTAACGATGGACGCATAGAAAAATATTTTTCTGCTCCTGAGGACCCTTCGCTAGGTGATTACAAAGGAATCCGTATGGGAATCGAAATTGATGCAAAAACTCAATATGGGAGCCACTCTAAAATAGGTGAAGTCGTTCAGGGAACTTCTAAAGTATGGATGACATCGGCAGAGATTCATTTCTTAAAAGCTGAGGCCGCGTTAAGAAACTGGGCTGGTGCCGGTGACGCAAAGACAAATTATGAGAACGGTGTCAGAGCATCTTTCCAACAACATGGCGTTAGTGGAGTAGATACATATCTTACTGATGCAACAAGCACACCTGCTGATTTTACCGATGCCCTAAACACTGATAACGACTATAGTTATACAAGCGATGTCACCATAGCATACAATGAAGGGGGTAGCCCTGAAGAACAACTGGAGCAAATTATTACTCAGAAATGGATTGCCATGTTTCCTGACGGACAAGAGGCCTGGAGTGAATTCAGGAGAACCGGATACCCCAGAGTATTTCCTGTTGTCATCAATAATAGTGGCGGTACTATTGATACAGATATCCAGGTTCGTCGTATCAACTTTGTCGATAGTGAAAAGAACACCAATGGTTCCAATGTAGATATTGCCATCTCCTATCTAAAAGGGCCTGACAACGGAGGGACTCGCTTATGGTGGGATACAGGCAATGGAAATTTTTAA
- a CDS encoding NUMOD4 domain-containing protein produces MIINLKKEIWKDLSKDAWKDNEQYKVSNYGRIISYKADPDGKLLDPGKVGGYPATTAIKKDGKNEIIFIHRAVAELFIENPESKKFVIHRDFVKDNNFVENLEWATQKELTSHNSKNPKVIAAKERQKTKPTYSKLNEAKVRLIKRKINDPNRRTRLRLIAKQFGISEMQLYRIKSGENWGHVEP; encoded by the coding sequence ATGATTATTAATTTAAAAAAAGAGATCTGGAAAGACCTTAGTAAGGACGCCTGGAAAGATAATGAGCAATACAAGGTCTCAAATTACGGTAGGATTATAAGCTACAAAGCAGATCCGGACGGAAAACTTTTAGACCCGGGTAAAGTAGGTGGATATCCGGCTACAACAGCTATCAAAAAAGATGGAAAGAATGAAATCATCTTTATCCATAGGGCTGTGGCCGAATTATTTATCGAAAATCCGGAAAGCAAAAAGTTTGTTATTCACAGAGATTTTGTAAAAGACAACAACTTTGTTGAAAATCTAGAGTGGGCAACTCAAAAAGAACTGACAAGTCACAACAGTAAAAACCCTAAAGTTATTGCTGCTAAAGAACGTCAGAAAACAAAGCCTACATACAGTAAACTCAATGAAGCCAAAGTCAGGCTGATCAAAAGAAAAATAAACGACCCTAATCGTAGAACTCGATTAAGACTTATTGCAAAACAATTTGGCATTTCTGAGATGCAACTGTACCGGATAAAATCGGGTGAAAACTGGGGTCATGTAGAACCATGA
- a CDS encoding family 20 glycosylhydrolase — protein MKKYFLFFLVLIITVLSTISCNNDENTIVVDSIEITPKPKSIQLKEGYFLLSSKTSIQASEEKINPLINHFKDQLNELYKLSLNTHKSNNTIQLTINDSLNLNEEGYELNITQNNITVTGKSLKGVFYGLQSLLQLLPVNPSIEGKNPVSYKITNAQITDEPKFGWRGLMLDVSRHFYSADFIKKHLNILSMFKINKFHWHLTDDQGWRMEIKSYPKLTEIGSKRKADNGSIYKGFYTQEEIKEVVAYAKERFIDVIPEFDIPGHMMAALAAYPELACTAKLYEVRTLWGVETNILCAGNESTYTFIEQIIDEMTSLFPYEYYHMGGDETPKDKWKVCAKCQSKIKSESLKDTHELQSYLMAYAEKILNNHNKKMIGWDEILEGGITPTTNIMSWQGEEGGIKAANAGHDVIMTPSKHLYLNFYQGDLNVEPMAFGGYVPLKKVYDYNPVPKEIEKNKQKHILGAQANVWTEYVTEDNMLEYLFYPRAIALAETLWSEGKNYDDFLDRLTDLYPKLDLLDLNYHIPLAEGPETKVIKFIDSITIPLKTTHPVKVVYTTDSTDPNTNSKVYEHPLTFKKNTVLKVASVLPHGKMSLINEFNIIKTTYKEPLDTLKTGKGLKIKVAKGFFQNIEDLKSGVFRDSGTIENIKDSNKTFYWGHEIDSSNFKAVIIEGFVEIPKKGSYTFSGLQDKVWISDSLIIDNGKSIRKHPKQGMIALEKGLHKLKILYLNNIRKGWATDWNSVALLFRAHDDDTTYYKIKPNMLYH, from the coding sequence ATGAAAAAGTATTTCTTATTCTTTTTAGTACTTATTATTACTGTTCTTTCAACTATATCATGTAACAACGATGAGAATACTATTGTTGTCGATAGCATTGAAATCACTCCTAAACCAAAGTCCATTCAGCTTAAAGAAGGATACTTTTTATTATCTAGTAAAACTTCCATCCAGGCCTCAGAAGAAAAGATCAATCCGTTAATCAACCATTTTAAAGATCAGCTTAATGAACTATACAAGCTTAGCTTAAATACACACAAATCTAACAACACTATACAGTTAACCATCAATGATTCTTTAAATCTTAATGAAGAAGGTTATGAGCTTAACATCACCCAAAATAATATTACTGTTACCGGTAAAAGTTTAAAAGGAGTTTTTTATGGATTACAATCGTTACTCCAGCTCTTACCTGTTAACCCTTCAATTGAAGGTAAAAACCCCGTTTCATACAAAATAACCAATGCTCAGATTACCGATGAGCCTAAATTCGGATGGAGAGGTTTAATGCTGGATGTTTCCAGGCATTTTTATTCAGCAGATTTTATCAAAAAACACTTAAACATCTTATCGATGTTTAAGATCAACAAATTTCACTGGCATTTAACCGATGACCAGGGGTGGCGAATGGAGATCAAGTCATATCCTAAATTAACTGAAATCGGATCCAAGAGAAAAGCTGATAACGGATCGATATATAAAGGATTTTACACCCAGGAAGAAATTAAAGAAGTAGTGGCATATGCTAAAGAACGATTTATTGATGTGATTCCGGAATTTGATATTCCGGGACATATGATGGCCGCGCTTGCGGCTTATCCAGAATTGGCATGCACAGCAAAATTATATGAAGTAAGAACCCTTTGGGGGGTAGAGACTAATATTTTGTGTGCAGGCAATGAAAGCACATACACCTTCATCGAGCAGATCATTGATGAAATGACCTCCCTGTTTCCGTATGAATACTACCATATGGGAGGCGATGAAACTCCTAAAGACAAATGGAAGGTCTGTGCCAAATGTCAAAGCAAGATAAAAAGCGAAAGTTTAAAGGACACACATGAGTTACAAAGTTATTTGATGGCATATGCGGAAAAAATACTAAATAACCACAATAAAAAAATGATCGGATGGGATGAAATTCTGGAAGGAGGCATAACGCCAACTACAAATATTATGTCGTGGCAGGGAGAAGAAGGCGGTATAAAAGCTGCTAATGCCGGCCATGATGTTATCATGACCCCCTCAAAACATTTGTACCTTAACTTTTATCAAGGCGACTTAAATGTGGAACCAATGGCTTTTGGAGGGTATGTGCCGCTCAAGAAAGTGTATGACTATAACCCGGTTCCTAAAGAAATAGAAAAAAACAAGCAAAAGCACATACTCGGAGCACAGGCCAATGTATGGACCGAGTATGTTACGGAAGATAATATGCTGGAATATCTTTTCTACCCCCGGGCAATAGCTTTAGCAGAGACCTTATGGTCGGAGGGCAAGAATTACGATGATTTTCTGGACAGGCTAACTGATTTATATCCAAAGTTAGATTTATTAGATCTCAATTATCACATCCCGTTAGCTGAAGGACCCGAAACCAAGGTTATAAAGTTCATCGACAGTATCACGATTCCGCTCAAGACGACCCATCCCGTTAAAGTAGTTTATACTACAGACAGTACAGATCCGAATACGAACAGCAAAGTTTACGAACATCCTTTAACATTTAAAAAGAATACTGTCTTAAAGGTTGCTTCTGTTTTACCTCATGGAAAAATGAGTCTCATTAATGAATTTAACATCATTAAAACTACATATAAAGAGCCTCTCGACACTTTAAAAACAGGAAAAGGACTTAAGATAAAAGTTGCTAAAGGGTTCTTTCAGAATATTGAAGATCTAAAATCCGGGGTGTTCAGGGATTCCGGAACCATAGAAAACATTAAAGATTCTAATAAAACTTTTTACTGGGGACATGAAATTGATTCCTCGAACTTTAAAGCTGTAATTATTGAAGGATTCGTAGAAATACCCAAAAAGGGTTCTTATACATTTTCAGGTTTACAAGACAAAGTATGGATATCAGACAGTTTAATCATAGATAACGGAAAAAGCATCAGAAAACACCCAAAACAGGGTATGATCGCACTGGAAAAGGGATTACACAAATTAAAAATTCTATACCTGAACAATATCAGAAAAGGATGGGCCACTGATTGGAATTCCGTAGCGTTATTGTTCAGGGCACATGATGATGATACTACCTATTACAAAATAAAGCCCAACATGCTTTATCATTAG
- a CDS encoding CBS domain-containing protein, whose amino-acid sequence MGIKSFQGPREEVKKEYKAPILVEDYMTKNLITFKPDQSILEVMELFIKHRISGGPVVNEMGHLIGIISEADCMKQISESRYFNMPILEKNVEHFMTKEVDTIGHDVSIFDAASKFYKNNRRRLPVVEDGKLVGQISRKDIVKAALRLSGQNW is encoded by the coding sequence ATGGGGATAAAGAGTTTTCAAGGGCCGAGAGAAGAGGTGAAAAAAGAGTATAAAGCACCTATTTTAGTTGAAGATTATATGACTAAGAACCTGATCACGTTCAAACCAGATCAGTCCATTTTAGAGGTTATGGAGCTTTTTATTAAACATCGTATTTCCGGGGGGCCTGTAGTAAATGAAATGGGGCATTTGATCGGTATAATATCAGAAGCCGATTGTATGAAACAGATATCGGAGAGCCGGTATTTTAACATGCCGATTCTGGAGAAGAATGTAGAGCATTTTATGACCAAGGAAGTAGACACTATAGGTCATGATGTCAGTATTTTTGATGCAGCTTCTAAGTTCTATAAAAATAACAGGCGACGTTTACCTGTAGTAGAGGATGGTAAGCTTGTCGGACAAATCAGTAGAAAGGATATTGTAAAAGCAGCCTTGCGCTTAAGTGGCCAAAATTGGTAG
- a CDS encoding NAD(P)H-binding protein — protein sequence MNNNIAIIGCGWLGRPLAGHLIKKGFHIKGSTTSEEKLSVLRAEGVDPYKITLYENSIKGNIHGLLSDTDTAIINIPPKLRRNNAENYVSKIRTLVYELEKANIKNLLFVSSTTVYSNNNRIITEESPRTANSKSGKQLKEIEDFLTNNNNLNTTILRFSGLIGNDRNPVTYLSGKKYIANPNAPVNLVHLDDCILIIERIVSGQIWNESFNVASPSHPSKENYYTQEANKRNITPPGFNHEKASEGKIISSDKLIRTLNYQFITEL from the coding sequence TTGAATAATAATATTGCCATTATTGGCTGCGGATGGCTGGGCCGTCCGTTAGCCGGACATTTAATAAAGAAAGGATTTCACATTAAGGGTTCCACCACTTCTGAAGAAAAACTATCAGTTCTCAGAGCCGAAGGCGTCGATCCATATAAAATCACCTTATACGAAAACAGCATCAAAGGAAATATACATGGGCTCCTTAGTGATACTGATACCGCAATTATTAACATCCCTCCCAAACTCCGCAGAAATAATGCCGAGAATTATGTTTCTAAAATAAGAACTCTTGTTTATGAATTAGAGAAAGCTAACATCAAGAACCTGCTTTTTGTCAGCAGTACAACTGTTTATTCTAATAATAACCGGATCATCACAGAAGAAAGTCCCCGGACCGCAAACAGTAAAAGCGGTAAACAATTAAAAGAAATTGAAGACTTTTTAACGAATAACAACAACCTGAACACAACCATATTAAGGTTTAGCGGTTTAATCGGTAATGACCGTAATCCTGTTACTTACCTGTCCGGAAAAAAGTATATCGCCAACCCTAATGCCCCCGTCAATCTTGTGCATCTGGATGATTGCATCCTCATCATTGAGCGAATTGTCTCCGGACAAATCTGGAATGAATCGTTTAATGTTGCAAGCCCTTCTCATCCTTCAAAAGAAAATTATTATACACAAGAAGCAAACAAAAGAAATATTACCCCCCCCGGGTTTAACCACGAGAAAGCATCAGAAGGAAAAATAATATCTTCTGATAAATTGATCAGGACGTTAAATTATCAGTTCATTACTGAATTATAA
- a CDS encoding DUF6265 family protein encodes MKLISTSLLCLISLFATAQTANTLSVDDDHISKEAGIEQLSWLEGYWQGNALGGTAEEIWSAPAGRSMMFSFKLTVEGEVLFYEIGYIKEKNNSLILQLKHFDKNLHGWEEKEETIDFKFIAIKGHKVFFDGLTFERLNDNQMTVYVASKNKDGSLHELVFNYKRR; translated from the coding sequence ATGAAACTTATTAGTACTTCCTTACTGTGCCTGATAAGCCTTTTTGCTACAGCGCAAACGGCAAACACTTTATCTGTCGATGATGATCACATATCAAAGGAAGCCGGTATCGAACAGCTTTCATGGCTTGAAGGATACTGGCAGGGCAATGCGCTTGGAGGTACTGCAGAAGAAATCTGGAGCGCCCCGGCGGGGCGTTCCATGATGTTTTCTTTTAAACTTACCGTCGAAGGTGAAGTGCTTTTTTATGAAATCGGCTATATCAAAGAAAAAAACAATTCCCTGATTCTTCAGCTAAAACATTTTGACAAGAATCTTCATGGCTGGGAAGAAAAAGAAGAAACCATTGATTTTAAGTTTATAGCGATTAAGGGGCATAAAGTTTTTTTTGACGGATTGACATTTGAGAGGCTCAACGACAATCAAATGACCGTATATGTTGCCTCTAAAAATAAAGACGGCAGTCTCCATGAACTTGTGTTTAATTACAAAAGAAGATAA
- a CDS encoding single-stranded DNA-binding protein, with the protein MNSLRNKVQLIGNLGNAPEIVNMESGKKLAKFSIATNEKYRNSKGEVIKETQWHHIVAWGKIAEIIEKYLNKGSEVAVEGKLSSRSYEDKDGVKRYVTEINCVELLMLGK; encoded by the coding sequence ATGAATTCATTAAGAAATAAAGTACAGCTTATCGGGAATCTGGGGAACGCCCCTGAGATCGTAAACATGGAAAGCGGAAAGAAATTGGCAAAGTTTTCTATAGCTACAAACGAAAAATACAGGAACTCGAAAGGAGAAGTAATAAAAGAAACTCAGTGGCACCATATTGTGGCCTGGGGTAAAATAGCAGAAATCATAGAAAAGTATCTGAACAAGGGAAGCGAAGTGGCTGTTGAAGGTAAACTATCATCCAGAAGTTATGAAGATAAGGACGGTGTAAAACGCTACGTTACCGAAATCAATTGCGTTGAGCTTTTGATGCTCGGTAAGTAA